The DNA segment TAAGCGTAGTTCATCCTTGATAAAACGTACTTTGTCATTCAATGCATTTCTTTGAGCCTCTAGTCGGCGGACATTTTCTGTTTTGGAGCGAATCTTTAATTCTGTTTCTTGGATCTTCTGTTCAAAATAGGGCTTGATACCACTTTCGTGGGTTTCCAATATCATATTAGAGGAGGTAACGGCAGCTGTCATGGTCTTATTGGTATCCCGTTCGCTTTGCTGTTCTGTTCCACAAACCTAAGTGCTATTGGTATTGCAACTTTTGCCACCTTGTTCGCACTTCAACAGTTCtcaaataagaaaatttccGAGCAAGAATAAGGGTAAAAGTGTGCGAAAACTCGttttatgaaaagaaactctGTTAGAAAGGAGAGCAAGAGGCTAAAACAAAATAGAAATAGAAAGCTAGCGTATTTGACTATGTGTACTGTAGAAAAGAAGACTATTTTCGTTACATGTGGCGCGACGATACCGTTTCCAAAGCTCGTTTCGTGTGTGTTGAGCAAAGGATTCTGCCAAGAATTGATTCAGTATGGGTTTGCGCGTCTTATCATTCAGTATGGGAAAAACTACGGTGCTGAATTTGAGCATCTAGTGCAAGAACATGGAGGCGAAAGAGACAGTAAGAATATTCCCATTGAGGAATTTGGCTGTGGTAACACGCCGCAGCGATATGCCTTGATAGACGGGAAATTAGAAGTGATTGGGTTCGACTTCTCAACCAAAGTGCAAAGCATCATAAGAGATTTATCAGACTTGGTCATATCACATGCCGGAACGGGGTCGATACTGGATTCTCTTCGGTTGAACAAGCCGTTGTTAATTTGCGTTAACGATTCTTTGATGGATAACCACCAGCAGCAGATTGCGGATAAGTTTGTGGAATTGGGCTATGTATGGTCTTGTGCACCCACAGAATCAGGCTTGATAGCCGGTTTACGCGCATCTCAAACGGAGAAACTCGAACCTTTCCCCGTTTCCCATAATTCGTCGTTCGAACGACTCTTAAGTGACATAATATATACTTAGACAGCGAACGAACTTGAACGGAATGTGAATTTGATCTGCTCCATCTGGCACTTTTGGTAATGGACTGTTTGGAAGCCaagaaaaaccaaaaaaaattaaaatttgatttcGCCCAGGATCGAACTGGGGACGTTCTGCGTGTTAAGCAGATGCCATAACCGACTAGACCACGAAACCaactttttgatgaaagtTGACCGTGACGCGCCGATAAACGATAACAGGCGAAAAAACATACCTTCACCATGGCGAatccaaaaaggaaagcaCTGAATCACTGTCTCTGCTACGTCCATATAACCAGCGTTCCCGCGACCAcgcctttttttcccaaaacaaaaactgcAGTGTCCACCGGAGGAACCTACGTGTATACAAGTATCGAAGCCGTTGTGCCCACTCATCGCAGGAAACGACGCCGATATCATTGCGCACTGCTGAACTTGAGCTAGTTATGTGATACTGTCCGGCACGAGCCCCGCTCGGACTATATCGTTGAAACCTAGCGTGTCTCCCGGCCCTGCGTCGGCTCGTGTCAGCGCTGGCACGAGCCTCCCGCGAGTATGAGCCACGACGGGGGCCGGTCCCGTCCGCCTGGAAGATCTGCCCATCAGCTGAGCCGCCAGCCCCGCGAGCACGATTCGCTACCGGTGATTGCAAAACAGCGCCAACCGCGCCATGGCACCACGACGGTCCCCTGTCTTGCAGTATGACATGAGCGCGCGGTGTTTCGTAATTTGCTCGTATAGtttgccaagaaaaaaagccaatCGGGGAATCTGAAAATCTCTAGTCGGCTTGCAGCTCACACCTGAAATACGAAATGCCAAGTACTGGAATTTCCTTGGCCTTTTTTAagtttcttctcttttttccgTTCCCCTTTCCTTCCTCCTTTGTGATCTGTATGTCTTATATAGAAGATGTATATTATTTAGTGCACTAAGCctctccttttcttttcttctcgCTCTATTCTTCATAGCTTGTTTCGTGATTATTTTCCTgtcctttttcttcgttctttttgatttattCTGCATTGGATCCGAGTGTCAGTTTGAAGACACGTAATACCATTGTTAGTCAGTTTTGCAGGTGCCATTATCTCGCCtttatatctttttctttcccgGTTTACATTTTACTTTGCCTCTGCCAAGTACAATACATAGTAGTATTGTCTAGCGTTACTTAAGCAAGAAGTAACAAGCAACcgacgaaaaaaaaaaaacagggAATCCAGATCAGCGAAAACGCACCACCGCACGCATATATAAGACTTCACTGTCAGAGTCAAGGTACGCTAGCATACCACTACCATTAGCAGCACTGGCCAGGAATGTCCCTACTGAGGCTGTGGAACAAAGAACCGAAAGcatcttccaagaaaaagagccACGGTAGTATTGTTGGCAGCTACGGCAACAGCATGCTGGCCCATAACAACGTCAAGCAATTCCGCATGGACATAAACGAGCTGCATAGAGTCTGGAAACCCAACGAAAACATAATCGGGGAAGCAGTCATCGATATCAAAAGAGACATAACCAACGTAGCCATCAAGTTATCGCTAGTGTGCGAAGTACGCGTGAAAACAGGAAACAGCCCCACttccaagaataaaagaatcGAGAAGGTCTTGGAGAAGTCAACGTTTCTTTATGGACAGGACTACGTCAAGGCAGATTCTTCGgccaaggaaaagaaacccTCCACCGACAAATCAACCGTTTTCAACGGTTTAAGCAAGGGCGAGCATAGGTTTCCCTTTAGGATAAAAATACCAAGAGGCAAGGGAATGTTGAGTTCTATAAAATTTGAGAGAGGCTCGATTACATATTTCCTCACGTGCGCCTTGGAGTCTCTCGATAAAATCAACGCATTAAAGAAGCCGGAAGCAAAATGTGAACACGAGTTTTCAGTGGTAGTGCCGTTGGACGTATCGAGACTGCCCAAGCCAAAGACCAAAACAGTCGTGCTGCAGTCGGCATCCATGGTACAAAATAGAAGAGGGAAATCCACAGAGGACGGTTCTTCTTCATACACGCAACTAACTCAAAAGTCTAACGCTTCCAATTCCTCCGGCAGTTCTGTAAACTCCAAAACATCACCTCTACCAAATAAAACAGTAACTATATCCGTGGACATACCCCAAGCTGGGTTCATGATTGGCGAGATCGTCCCTATAGACGTGAGGATTGACCACTACAAACCTTTCTATGCTCCTGCGGGGCTCACCACCACTTTAGTCAGAATATGTAGAGTGGGCGGTGCAGGCAAAGATGACCCCATGGAAACTTTCAGGAAGGATATCTGCCAAAGTATCTCCCCCATATACATCAACCCTGAAACGTTGCAGTTTCAGTCTAGAGTCTATCTGAAAGTTCCCCTAGATGCATTTTCCACGCTTACAACCGTGAATAAATTCTTCTCCTTTCAATACTACATCGAAGTCATGGTCAATTTATCCAAGAAGAACGTGGTTTACACAGAATCCAATAGAATAATAGGAACCCCCATCGAAGAACAAAACGGCTTGGGCGTGGAAAACAACATCAACCGCATTCAGAGGAAAATGCTGCGTATGGTAAATCCGGAAACTTTGGAAAACGACTCCGAGGGCTATGAATCCAGtatattcttcaaagatatgGTAAACGTGGAAAAGCTGAAGAGGCTAAGAAACGTCACGGGCATGTCCATAGAGACCGTCATAGGAACAACAAGATCTGAAGTGCAACAGTACGAAACAAACTTCCCTCGTGAAACCTTAACTACGGCTCCGCAGAGTCCAGCATTGGATTTAAGAGATTGGCTAGCTCCATTGAATGCATATGCAGGTGATGGTGTTCCTGTTCCAGAGTATTCCCCAAATGATAAAGTTAACGTACCGTCGGAAGACAAACAAGAACTTGAACAGAAAAGACTGAAACAGTTAGAAAGTGATCCCCCTCCTTGTGATGACTATTAGAGAATATGGGGAACGACTCATATACCCGAAGCCCTATTTCTGCGTATTAAGCAGTTAACAAATTAtgtttgcattttttctattcCACCATTTAACGACTATGATATTAACCCAAAACGACCCGTGGCACACACACACAGAACGGAGATTTATATATGACCATGTGTACTTAAGTATATGTAACGAATAAAACAAAATCTGGGCCATTTCAAACCAAAacgagaaagaaagaaaaaaagttaacGTAACGCTAAATATTATCTTAAATATCTATGAAGGGGACAGCTTGAGTCCAAGTAGCTCGTGTGATATTAGGCTATACATCTTATCTTTGGTGGGCAGTATGACGTATCTTGGTCTAGCCCCAGCTGAACcccatcttttttttattctttttttttgactcCCTAGTTTCAGAATGCACCAAATTCTCCCCTCAAGGCCTTTTGTTTGAGATCCCAAATGGCCATCCTTTCATCGTCGGGCAAAATAGCAATTTGACTGTCGTTCAATTGCAATACTTGCTTTAATAGGTCTTTCTGCTTGTTGAGCGCAGCTGGGTCCACCACCTCGTTGAGACTGCTGCTATTTGTAGGGGACGCCTCTTCCTGCGGCCTGGAAGCTAACGGAATCAAATCATCCACTTTACATATCCCGTTGGTTAGCAGTAGCTCCGCTGTAACAAAACTCAGCTGTGGACATAGTTCTAATAGAGAAACAGCGTCTTCGGGATGCGTTCTTGTCCAATCTTGGAATTTTTGTAGAAATTTCAACTGTACTTCTTTGGGTTTTTTGGCCAGTTCGCTAGATATCATCATAGCAGGAGTGGTCATGTTTATGTTGACATCGATACCTGATGGTAATTCAGGAAATTTCAGGTTCAGGAAATTTGCATTTCCGCTGCTTTGAAAATCGGTGccattattgttattattgttattagtattattattattattattactattattattgttattgttattgttattgttattgttattatttccattattattgttgttattcCCATTACTGACGTTAtactgttgttgctgctgtgAAACACCCGATATATCACTATTACTGGAGTAGCCgcatttcaaaaatctgGAGCCTAGTTGGTAGCCGTTCAAATTACGTACTGCACTGGCACTTGATTCCAGATCcctaaattcgatgaacGCATATCCTTTCGATCTGCCGGTTTGAGGGTCAAACATCATTTTTAAATTGATCACGGGCCCCACATTACTGCACAAATCAAGGATCTGCTCTTCTGTTTGATCATATGGTATCGACCCCAGATACACCACTCGGGAGGGTGGATTGTTCTGCACGCCTGCATTCATACCGCTCTGTCTATTCATGTTATATTGTTTCAAGTTTCTATCGCTAGTATAATCTGATAATAAATGTGACGCTTCGACGCTGTTGATAGACAATCTTTCTTGGATATCCCTGCCGGCAATGGTAGTAATATTCTGATTTACAGAATGAACGTTAGAAGTGACTTTGGTTCTCCTAAAAGAGCAGACGAATTTAAATTCTCTTACTTCAACGGCAACAACCCTTGTACAAACATAGTAGACACGGCTTCGTTGTTCGCAACTGCTTTCAAAACGATGCTTCAACAAGACAATACCTCTTTCCTGCTCTAGATTCCATAATTCTgcgaatttttcacttatTACCCGCCCATTTTTTGGTGATGGAACCAAGTGATGACTCGATGGTGGGACTGGGTACTGAAAAATAgcgaataaaaaaattgctcAAGCAGCAGAACGTCTACAGTTTCGGCAGTACTTACAACTGTATTCATAATGGATAGTAAGGAGGTATTGGTGCACGTTAAGAACCTAGAGAAGAACAGGAGTAATGACGCCGCAGTTCTGCAAATTTTGCATGACTTGGATAAAGAGTTTGTTCCCACTGAAAAGCTATTGAGAGAAACAAAAGTTGGCGTGGAAGTCAACAAGTTTAAAAAGTCAACTAATCTCGAGATCAGCAGACTcgtgaagaagatgattaGCTCTTGGAAAGATGCaatcaacaaaaataagCGTTCTAGACAGGTACAGCAACACCATCAGGAGCATGCACCAGCTAATGCGGATAATAAGGCAGGTGTGAATGGCTCTGTGAATGGTGTAGAACAAGCTTCCTCTTCTCAGTCAGATGCCACGAAACAAGACAAATACGTCAGCACTAAGCCGAGGAACAGCAAAAATGATGGTGTGGATACAGCTATATACCACCATAAATTACGTGATCAGGTACTAAAGGCGCTTTACGATGTATTGGCCAAAGAAAGTGAGCACCCTCCTCAGTCCATTTTACATACTGCAAGGGCTATAGAAAGTGAAATGAACAAAGTTAACAATTGTGACGCTAGCGAAGCCGCATATAAGGCCAGGTACCGTGtaatttattcaaatatCATATCAAAGAATAATCCGGATCTTAAACACAAAATTGCCAATGGCGATATAACGCCTGAGTTCTTGGCTACATGCGATGCCAAGGATTTAGCCCCAGCGCCCCTAAAACAAAAGATAGAAGAAATCTCTAAACAAAACTTATACAACGCGCAAGGTGCCACCATAGAAAGGTCAGTCACTGACAGATTTACATGTGGTAAATGTAAAGAGAAGAAGGTATCTTACTACCAATTGCAAACGAGATCTGCGGATGAACCTTTAACAACTTTCTGTACTTGTGAAGCATGTGGTAATAGATGGAAATTTTCTTAGGATgtaaagaagaggaagattGAAGGTGGAggcaaaaaatgataaaagtGGGAACAGAACAACTTGCGTTCTCTGACGGTATTCATATCGATACTGGGCAAGTGGGGGCTCAGGGGGGATGACAAATGTACAACCATTTCTAATTTGTAAACATGACTAATTGATATGCTGTACATCTATACAAATACCATCGGTGTAActttttctgttttgttcaaataattttttctgtataGTCAAATTCCTTTGTATTATTTATGATTTTCATGCTTTGTTTACTGATGTTCCATGCATTACAAATGCCACTCGGACAGAATGAAATAGATAATTGCACTTTCAAATATAACATctaaacaagaaaaaaactcgATCCGAGACCAAAGAGAGGAAACTATATATCACGATCATACACAATGTTGAAAGTAGTATGGAAGTACACTTCTAATGCCACTCGTTCGATGAAGTTAACGAATGGGTTTATCCCCAACTACACCCAGAGTTTAAGGACAGCTTTCTTGGTACATCCGAAAAGAAACTACGCCCAGTCTTGGGACGACAGGCAACCTAACGATAAGATTGACGCACACATAAAAGTACAAAAACTTATGGACGaaataaattcaaagcCTAGTGTTCTGGAAAAACTAGAACATGTGAGTAACGTAATgatcgaaaaaaatttgatcGATTTAGATGCGGCATCCAATGAGGGAAACACTATGAAACCATGGCAAATGatcaagattttaatggaTAGAGATTTAAGGCATGCTATG comes from the Saccharomyces kudriavzevii IFO 1802 strain IFO1802 genome assembly, chromosome: 7 genome and includes:
- the ALG13 gene encoding N-acetylglucosaminyldiphosphodolichol N-acetylglucosaminyltransferase catalytic subunit ALG13 (similar to Saccharomyces cerevisiae ALG13 (YGL047W); ancestral locus Anc_4.58) — encoded protein: MCTVEKKTIFVTCGATIPFPKLVSCVLSKGFCQELIQYGFARLIIQYGKNYGAEFEHLVQEHGGERDSKNIPIEEFGCGNTPQRYALIDGKLEVIGFDFSTKVQSIIRDLSDLVISHAGTGSILDSLRLNKPLLICVNDSLMDNHQQQIADKFVELGYVWSCAPTESGLIAGLRASQTEKLEPFPVSHNSSFERLLSDIIYT
- the RIM8 gene encoding Rim8p (similar to Saccharomyces cerevisiae RIM8 (YGL045W); ancestral locus Anc_4.62); this encodes MSLLRLWNKEPKASSKKKSHGSIVGSYGNSMLAHNNVKQFRMDINELHRVWKPNENIIGEAVIDIKRDITNVAIKLSLVCEVRVKTGNSPTSKNKRIEKVLEKSTFLYGQDYVKADSSAKEKKPSTDKSTVFNGLSKGEHRFPFRIKIPRGKGMLSSIKFERGSITYFLTCALESLDKINALKKPEAKCEHEFSVVVPLDVSRLPKPKTKTVVLQSASMVQNRRGKSTEDGSSSYTQLTQKSNASNSSGSSVNSKTSPLPNKTVTISVDIPQAGFMIGEIVPIDVRIDHYKPFYAPAGLTTTLVRICRVGGAGKDDPMETFRKDICQSISPIYINPETLQFQSRVYLKVPLDAFSTLTTVNKFFSFQYYIEVMVNLSKKNVVYTESNRIIGTPIEEQNGLGVENNINRIQRKMLRMVNPETLENDSEGYESSIFFKDMVNVEKLKRLRNVTGMSIETVIGTTRSEVQQYETNFPRETLTTAPQSPALDLRDWLAPLNAYAGDGVPVPEYSPNDKVNVPSEDKQELEQKRLKQLESDPPPCDDY
- the RNA15 gene encoding Rna15p (similar to Saccharomyces cerevisiae RNA15 (YGL044C); ancestral locus Anc_4.66), translating into MNRQSGMNAGVQNNPPSRVVYLGSIPYDQTEEQILDLCSNVGPVINLKMMFDPQTGRSKGYAFIEFRDLESSASAVRNLNGYQLGSRFLKCGYSSNSDISGVSQQQQQYNVSNGNNNNNNGNNNNNNNNNNNNNNSNNNNNNTNNNNNNNGTDFQSSGNANFLNLKFPELPSGIDVNINMTTPAMMISSELAKKPKEVQLKFLQKFQDWTRTHPEDAVSLLELCPQLSFVTAELLLTNGICKVDDLIPLASRPQEEASPTNSSSLNEVVDPAALNKQKDLLKQVLQLNDSQIAILPDDERMAIWDLKQKALRGEFGAF
- the DST1 gene encoding transcription elongation factor DST1 (similar to Saccharomyces cerevisiae DST1 (YGL043W); ancestral locus Anc_4.67); protein product: MDSKEVLVHVKNLEKNRSNDAAVLQILHDLDKEFVPTEKLLRETKVGVEVNKFKKSTNLEISRLVKKMISSWKDAINKNKRSRQVQQHHQEHAPANADNKAGVNGSVNGVEQASSSQSDATKQDKYVSTKPRNSKNDGVDTAIYHHKLRDQVLKALYDVLAKESEHPPQSILHTARAIESEMNKVNNCDASEAAYKARYRVIYSNIISKNNPDLKHKIANGDITPEFLATCDAKDLAPAPLKQKIEEISKQNLYNAQGATIERSVTDRFTCGKCKEKKVSYYQLQTRSADEPLTTFCTCEACGNRWKFS
- the DPC13 gene encoding Dpc13p (similar to Saccharomyces cerevisiae YGL041W-A; ancestral locus Anc_4.68) → MLKVVWKYTSNATRSMKLTNGFIPNYTQSLRTAFLVHPKRNYAQSWDDRQPNDKIDAHIKVQKLMDEINSKPSVLEKLEHVSNVMIEKNLIDLDAASNEGNTMKPWQMIKILMDRDLRHAMKEFKSELEKSGIQLGPDQLGPLMTVLGLEKKK